GCGGCGACGCGTCCGCCCCGTTCACCACGTGCTCGACGGTCGGTGCCGACGACGACGGCTCGCCCGCGCCCGCAGCCGGCACAGCGGATGACCAGACCGATCGTCGATGTCGGCGACCGGCTCCTCCCGTCAACCGACCGTCGGGACCTCGGAGATCGCGCAGAATTCGGCATGGCGACCGCCCCGCCGCAGCGGCTCCTCGTGCTCGCCCTCCTCCACGATCCGACCCGGTCCAGGAACGCGGTCCGATCGGCTCGGCGCACCGCCTGCATGCGATGCGCCACCATCGCCACGGTCCGGCCGCCGACAGGCGTTCGACGCCTTCGTGAAGCGCGGCCTCGTGGTCGGGATCGACCGCGGAGATCACCTCGTCCAGCAGCACGAAGGGCACGTCCTTGAGCAGGACCTGCGCGATCGACACACGTTGACGCTCACCACCAGACGCCGGGCGCCGCCCTCCCGGCCGGCGTCGACCAGCCCGCGAGCAGCCCCGGTCGACGACCTCGTCCA
This genomic stretch from Actinoalloteichus hoggarensis harbors:
- a CDS encoding ATP-binding cassette domain-containing protein, with protein sequence MQDVRLLDGTIEENVRAGRPDADDAAAAEVSARLDEVVDRGCSRAGRRRPGGRRPASGGERQRVSIAQVLLKDVPFVLLDEVISAVDPDHEAALHEGVERLSAAGPWRWWRIACRRCAEPIGPRSWTGSDRGGGRARGAAAAGRSPCRILRDLRGPDGRLTGGAGRRHRRSVWSSAVPAAGAGEPSSSAPTVEHVVNGADASPRCTGP